A genomic stretch from Kovacikia minuta CCNUW1 includes:
- a CDS encoding plasmid mobilization protein gives MPNRKKPPEKKQDHAIKASFTAAEYEAILERARSCGLLPAEYAHDAIVRKQVISIPAVNQQVWTQLARPLGNLSKITQLLYQAKYKGTTIPTRLLKLLEAELLELQQLRSALVGQTNEEIALETVNETVSNRPTNHPTNDEGLAA, from the coding sequence ATGCCCAACCGAAAAAAACCACCCGAAAAAAAGCAGGACCACGCCATCAAAGCCTCATTTACCGCAGCCGAATACGAAGCCATCTTAGAGCGTGCTCGCAGCTGTGGACTCCTCCCCGCCGAGTATGCCCATGACGCGATCGTACGCAAGCAAGTAATTAGTATCCCTGCCGTCAATCAACAGGTCTGGACACAATTAGCGCGTCCCTTAGGCAATCTCTCAAAGATTACCCAACTGCTTTATCAAGCCAAATATAAAGGGACCACTATACCCACCCGCTTGCTCAAATTGCTGGAAGCAGAACTGCTGGAATTACAACAGCTCCGTTCCGCTTTAGTTGGGCAAACGAATGAAGAGATTGCCCTTGAAACGGTTAACGAGACGGTTAGTAACAGACCCACAAATCACCCGACAAACGATGAGGGATTGGCTGCATGA
- a CDS encoding Tn3 family transposase: protein MTILERTAYPTFKIAPTSKELAEHYTPTASEVAFAQAQARSKNGQLSILVMLKAFQRLGYFPALTDIPPILIQHLRACLNLRDHIAARPSLRSLRYYQAAIRHYLTIKPYDQTAQAYLKDQVAAAAITKDHPADLLYVAVELLLKDRYELPAFSTLDHLISHIRSTTNSHLFQQISEGLSTAEQTYLDQLLLSETPETQASLNLLKSPPKSATFAHLTHLQTKFNQLMTFGDAKRLLQGLPSTKRQSFAAQARALDVAELREHQPQKRRTLLLCLLYQAQVQTRDHLVEMFLKRMQRIKQQAKARLVELRELHLSQTQSLLEQYAKVLTAAIAPQSATTLGEQVQTVLAQHGGAKQLLLQCEEIASYNSDNYRPLLWRFYRHYRKQLFQLVRSLDIRSTSQDQSLVEAVQFILSQEHRRGQWLPAGLDLSFISHLWRQLVIDGSGKSQRLARQPLEVCIFTYLALDLKTGDACVLGSESYADFREQLLPWHECELQLTQYCTELGLPTQAHQFVAALRTQLTETAQQVDKDCQTSEQFSLSPKGVPVLQRIKALPKPPGADTLEAAIWEKLPERSILDILCNTEHWLNWTRHFGPASGSEPKLEQPMERYILTTFGYGCNLGPNQTARHTRGLVTSHMLSYTNRRHVDATKIEAAIRDLIAAYNQLSLPKVWGTGKTAAADGSQVAIYENNLMSEYHIRYGGYGGIAYHHISDMYIALFTHFITCGVWEAVYILDGLLKNTSEIQPDTLHADTQGQSTPVFGLSYLLGIKLMPRIRNWKDLTFLKSSQDELYPYLEPLFKGTADWALIETHWQDMIQVALSIRAGKVLPSTLLRKLGSYSRRNRLYQAFQALGLVIRTLFLLRYISDVGLRRQITACTNIVEDYNRFVDWLFFGKQGVITDNDPEEQEKRLKYLDLVANAVILQNTVDISLAIQALSAEGMKIDRAALKTLSPYITRHLKRYGDYVVDFKQIPLPLEAAIPLPIQFDEQQLE, encoded by the coding sequence ATGACCATTCTAGAACGGACTGCCTATCCTACGTTCAAAATCGCGCCAACGTCCAAGGAACTTGCTGAACACTATACTCCAACTGCGTCTGAGGTTGCATTTGCTCAAGCTCAAGCCCGTAGCAAAAATGGGCAACTGAGCATCTTAGTGATGCTGAAAGCATTCCAACGACTGGGCTATTTCCCAGCCTTAACGGATATTCCACCAATTCTCATCCAGCACCTCCGCGCCTGCTTAAATCTGCGTGACCATATTGCAGCGCGGCCCTCATTGCGCTCACTCCGCTACTACCAAGCTGCAATTCGGCACTATTTAACGATTAAGCCCTATGACCAAACTGCTCAAGCCTACTTGAAAGACCAAGTTGCAGCCGCAGCGATCACCAAGGATCACCCTGCCGATTTGCTCTATGTAGCCGTCGAATTACTGCTCAAGGACCGCTATGAACTGCCTGCCTTCAGCACCTTAGATCATCTCATCAGTCACATTCGCTCAACGACCAATAGCCACCTGTTTCAACAAATTTCAGAGGGTCTATCAACAGCGGAACAGACTTACTTGGATCAGCTGTTGCTAAGTGAAACGCCTGAAACTCAGGCGTCCCTCAATCTGCTCAAATCACCTCCCAAAAGTGCAACATTTGCTCACCTCACGCACCTACAAACGAAATTCAACCAGCTCATGACCTTTGGGGATGCAAAACGCTTACTACAAGGACTACCCAGCACGAAGCGACAGTCTTTTGCAGCCCAAGCCAGAGCGCTTGATGTTGCTGAATTGCGTGAGCATCAGCCCCAAAAGCGACGCACACTCCTCCTCTGTTTGCTTTATCAAGCCCAAGTCCAAACCCGTGACCACCTGGTAGAGATGTTTCTCAAGCGGATGCAGCGGATTAAGCAACAGGCAAAAGCTCGCCTAGTAGAATTGCGCGAGTTACATCTCAGCCAAACTCAAAGCCTATTAGAACAGTATGCCAAGGTGCTGACCGCTGCCATAGCACCACAAAGTGCAACGACTTTGGGTGAGCAGGTGCAAACCGTTCTGGCGCAGCATGGCGGTGCAAAACAACTGCTCCTGCAATGTGAGGAGATCGCCAGCTACAACAGTGACAACTACCGACCGCTGTTGTGGCGCTTCTATCGACATTACCGGAAGCAGTTGTTCCAATTGGTGCGCTCACTCGACATTCGTTCCACCAGTCAAGACCAGTCTTTGGTTGAGGCGGTGCAGTTTATCCTGAGTCAGGAACATCGTCGGGGTCAGTGGTTACCTGCTGGGTTAGATCTTTCCTTTATCAGTCATCTCTGGCGACAATTAGTGATTGATGGCTCAGGAAAATCCCAACGCTTAGCACGACAACCGTTAGAAGTCTGCATCTTCACCTATCTCGCATTGGACTTAAAAACAGGCGATGCCTGTGTCCTGGGCTCAGAGAGTTATGCTGACTTTCGTGAGCAACTCCTCCCGTGGCACGAATGTGAACTTCAGCTCACGCAATACTGTACTGAACTCGGTTTACCCACACAAGCGCATCAATTTGTGGCTGCATTACGAACTCAATTAACAGAGACTGCCCAGCAGGTTGATAAGGATTGCCAGACCTCAGAGCAGTTCAGCCTCTCACCCAAAGGTGTCCCTGTCTTGCAACGAATCAAAGCATTGCCCAAACCGCCTGGAGCAGACACACTGGAGGCGGCGATTTGGGAGAAGTTGCCGGAGCGGAGCATCCTGGATATTCTTTGCAATACTGAACATTGGTTGAATTGGACCCGTCATTTTGGTCCCGCTTCTGGGTCTGAACCGAAGCTGGAGCAGCCGATGGAGCGCTACATCCTCACCACGTTTGGTTATGGCTGTAATCTCGGTCCCAATCAAACCGCACGACACACACGCGGCTTAGTCACGTCCCATATGCTGTCTTATACAAATCGACGGCATGTAGATGCGACCAAAATTGAAGCGGCAATCCGCGATTTGATTGCTGCTTACAATCAGCTCAGTTTGCCTAAAGTCTGGGGCACAGGGAAAACGGCAGCAGCTGATGGCAGTCAGGTGGCGATTTACGAGAACAACCTGATGTCGGAATATCACATTCGCTACGGCGGCTATGGAGGGATTGCCTACCACCACATTTCGGATATGTACATCGCTCTGTTCACCCACTTCATCACCTGTGGTGTGTGGGAAGCTGTTTACATTCTCGATGGATTACTCAAAAACACCTCCGAGATTCAGCCGGATACCCTGCATGCCGATACGCAAGGGCAATCCACGCCCGTATTTGGACTCTCCTATTTATTGGGTATCAAGTTGATGCCGCGGATTCGTAACTGGAAGGACTTAACCTTCCTCAAGTCCAGCCAAGATGAGCTTTACCCCTATCTTGAACCGCTGTTTAAGGGAACGGCTGATTGGGCACTGATTGAAACGCATTGGCAAGACATGATCCAGGTTGCGTTATCGATCCGTGCAGGTAAGGTGTTACCGTCAACCTTGCTCCGTAAATTGGGTAGCTACAGTCGGAGGAACCGCCTTTATCAAGCTTTTCAAGCTTTAGGGTTGGTGATCCGCACACTCTTTCTACTTCGCTATATCTCCGATGTGGGCTTACGCCGTCAAATCACGGCTTGTACCAATATTGTCGAGGACTATAACCGTTTTGTGGACTGGCTCTTCTTTGGCAAGCAGGGGGTGATCACAGACAACGACCCAGAGGAGCAGGAGAAACGACTGAAATATCTGGACCTGGTGGCTAATGCGGTGATTTTGCAAAATACGGTGGATATTTCATTGGCGATCCAAGCGTTGAGTGCAGAGGGGATGAAGATAGACCGTGCAGCACTCAAGACGCTGAGTCCCTACATCACCCGTCATCTCAAACGCTACGGAGATTATGTCGTCGATTTCAAGCAAATTCCTTTACCCTTGGAAGCTGCCATTCCCTTACCAATTCAATTTGACGAACAGCAGTTGGAGTAA
- the cas10d gene encoding type I-D CRISPR-associated protein Cas10d/Csc3, with amino-acid sequence MTTLLQTLLLRTLPPDTDPILRAYIETVLPAMEREFGMIPALGGSEEAHYYLQKQRGNKFAAENARRYASRSDQSLLVHVLNALLTGWNLLPFLSPALAVSEDEKRLFCLGLTLHDYNKWCQGEEDSPHASEVADILKLCNTLGAQLNFDAFWVDWREYLTEIAYLAQNTQGKVGTNLPKTNWGSFKLPDTRRLDSPLRWLLAFGDVAVHLSDPADIVTKTGGDRLREHLRFLGIRRRLVYHRLRNCTGILTNAIHNSVLRFVQEFDWHPILFFAQGIVYLAPLDEEIPDRLSIQEFLWERISQFLAEEMLGGQVGFKRDGKGLKVAPQTLELFSPAQLIRNLPGVIQSYVNNAKSPATPKRLEKLELSQTEREFLARGEDLRADRLAEFIFLAQKEFFGNRPEFIPWMLETLGIQSAITPEQTQLQSGGVNWGWYHAAAYYVASNATLDLNGLSEKLQDFAEHLATWAEENGFFPEHLSPTRDIFSNYLAQYLEVQGWDEQERSFQYELASYTVSKTKAARQPICSLSSGEFASEDQMDSVVLFKPQQYSNKNALGGRQIKRGISKIWSLEMLLRQALWSAPAGKLEEQQPVFLYIFPAYVYSPQVASAIRLLVNDLKRVNLWEIRKHWLQNGMDVEALRSLPWLNTSGD; translated from the coding sequence ATGACCACCTTACTTCAAACCCTTCTACTGCGTACACTTCCTCCAGACACCGATCCAATTCTCCGTGCCTACATTGAGACGGTGCTACCCGCAATGGAGCGGGAGTTTGGCATGATTCCAGCCCTCGGTGGCTCTGAGGAGGCACATTACTATCTACAAAAACAACGTGGGAATAAATTCGCAGCGGAAAATGCCAGACGCTACGCCAGTCGGTCTGACCAAAGCCTGTTAGTTCACGTCTTAAATGCTCTGCTGACAGGCTGGAACTTGCTGCCATTTCTCAGTCCCGCGCTTGCAGTATCAGAAGATGAAAAACGACTCTTTTGTCTGGGACTGACCCTGCATGATTACAACAAGTGGTGCCAGGGTGAGGAGGATTCACCCCACGCTTCGGAAGTCGCAGATATTCTCAAGTTATGCAACACACTGGGAGCGCAGCTTAACTTCGATGCCTTTTGGGTGGATTGGCGGGAGTATCTGACAGAAATCGCTTACCTGGCTCAAAACACTCAGGGCAAAGTCGGCACCAACCTACCTAAAACAAACTGGGGCAGCTTCAAACTTCCTGATACCCGCCGCCTAGACTCGCCCTTGCGCTGGTTACTGGCATTTGGAGACGTTGCGGTGCATTTGAGCGACCCAGCCGACATTGTGACGAAGACGGGAGGCGATCGCTTACGAGAACATCTGCGCTTCTTAGGCATCCGTCGCAGATTGGTCTATCACCGTTTGCGTAACTGTACAGGTATCTTAACCAATGCAATTCACAATTCAGTTCTACGTTTTGTTCAAGAATTTGATTGGCACCCAATTTTATTTTTTGCTCAAGGTATAGTTTATCTTGCGCCGTTAGATGAGGAAATTCCAGACAGGCTATCCATTCAAGAATTTCTTTGGGAGCGGATTAGCCAATTTCTGGCTGAGGAAATGCTTGGTGGGCAAGTGGGCTTTAAGCGGGATGGCAAGGGACTCAAGGTGGCTCCTCAGACGTTGGAGCTATTCTCGCCTGCTCAATTAATTCGGAATCTACCCGGTGTCATTCAATCCTATGTCAATAATGCTAAATCTCCTGCAACTCCGAAGCGATTAGAAAAGCTGGAACTTAGCCAGACGGAGCGAGAGTTTTTGGCTCGTGGTGAAGATTTGAGGGCCGATCGCCTTGCCGAATTCATCTTCCTCGCGCAAAAGGAGTTCTTTGGTAATCGTCCAGAATTTATCCCCTGGATGCTTGAAACATTGGGTATTCAAAGTGCTATCACCCCTGAACAAACTCAACTTCAATCAGGTGGGGTGAACTGGGGTTGGTATCATGCAGCAGCTTACTATGTTGCCAGCAACGCTACGCTAGACCTCAATGGTCTTTCAGAGAAACTTCAGGATTTTGCTGAGCACTTGGCGACCTGGGCTGAAGAAAATGGCTTCTTCCCAGAACATCTCAGCCCAACCCGCGACATCTTCTCTAACTACCTGGCTCAGTACCTGGAAGTTCAGGGGTGGGACGAGCAGGAACGATCGTTCCAGTACGAACTGGCAAGCTACACAGTGTCAAAGACCAAAGCTGCCAGACAACCCATTTGTTCTCTAAGCTCTGGCGAATTTGCCTCAGAAGACCAGATGGACTCTGTAGTGCTGTTTAAGCCGCAGCAGTACAGCAACAAAAACGCTCTCGGTGGACGGCAGATTAAGCGGGGCATCTCCAAAATCTGGTCGCTGGAAATGCTGTTACGGCAGGCTCTGTGGTCTGCACCCGCGGGCAAGTTGGAGGAACAACAGCCCGTCTTTCTCTACATTTTCCCAGCCTACGTTTACTCTCCCCAAGTTGCGTCAGCCATTCGGCTCCTGGTCAATGACCTCAAACGCGTCAACCTCTGGGAAATCCGCAAACACTGGCTACAAAACGGAATGGATGTAGAGGCGTTGCGATCGCTGCCCTGGCTAAACACTAGTGGGGATTGA
- the cas3 gene encoding type I-D CRISPR-associated helicase Cas3', with protein MKVFLKPLYSQLNPGISNCPLGCEQVCQVHQQAPNLQPPPGYTCPLSIHQAQTCAEVVHGTTDVIFNKAATGDGKSLAAYAPGLINPHFRIMGLYPTIELVEDQTRSQQGWHSLFGLDAEERIDRLFGEELSRRVQQAENSNKFQELLLAIQHKPILLTNPDIFHLITHFQYRHPAYGNDLLPFALADFPDLWVFDEFHIFGPHQEAAVLNSMTLIRRAQSDQRPRRFLFTSATPKPDFINQLQQSGLKAVEISGNYASETTPGYRQVLQPVELEFVALKDADSLDWLTENVDRLTALLQIESHGRGLVILNSVAQAGRAARLLQRLLPGVLVREISGRIDRRERSQTQLALKNATQPVLVIGTSAVDVGVDFKIHLLIFESSDSATVIQRLGRLGRHPGFSAYKAFVLLSGRTPWVIARLQEHLEPEQSVERSQLQEAIAEAFDAPKEFQEYRNRWGAIQAQGMLWKMGEGNAKVMQPVRDRMVADLQKVYGSKLKPWLNDWKDLAKSDIGKATQQELLRFRGGSTLQAAVWDGSHFYTYDLLRLLPYALVETTTREAFLDAATSAGLGAEAFPQDHTQIYLRVQEWVDDRFDVSLHCNWNSSDLKCCELTLLSRLSLVGHPQSEVGKCLYQKKLLAFLVPLGIRQLHWEVSRHLKLSPVFGLHYLTDGSNKQGYACAFNQDALLLAALHGRLTKFCRLQPQSLIF; from the coding sequence GTGAAAGTTTTTCTGAAGCCACTCTACTCCCAACTCAATCCAGGTATCAGCAATTGCCCCTTGGGCTGTGAGCAGGTCTGTCAGGTTCACCAACAGGCTCCTAATCTCCAACCGCCGCCTGGTTACACCTGCCCCTTGTCCATTCACCAGGCTCAAACCTGCGCGGAAGTGGTACACGGAACCACCGATGTCATTTTCAACAAAGCGGCTACAGGTGATGGTAAATCCCTGGCTGCCTATGCGCCTGGTCTGATAAATCCTCACTTCAGAATCATGGGATTGTACCCCACGATCGAACTGGTAGAAGACCAGACTCGCAGCCAGCAGGGTTGGCATTCCCTGTTTGGGTTGGATGCGGAGGAGCGGATCGATCGCCTGTTTGGTGAGGAATTAAGCCGCCGCGTTCAACAGGCAGAAAACAGCAATAAGTTTCAGGAATTGCTTCTAGCTATTCAGCACAAGCCCATCCTGCTGACCAACCCGGACATCTTCCACCTGATTACCCATTTTCAATACCGCCATCCTGCTTATGGTAACGACCTCCTGCCTTTCGCTTTGGCTGATTTCCCTGACCTCTGGGTGTTCGACGAGTTCCATATCTTCGGTCCCCACCAGGAAGCCGCCGTTTTGAATAGCATGACGCTGATTCGTCGGGCGCAGTCAGATCAACGACCCCGACGCTTTTTGTTTACCTCGGCAACCCCAAAACCAGATTTCATCAATCAACTCCAGCAGTCCGGGTTAAAGGCTGTAGAGATTTCAGGCAACTATGCCAGTGAAACCACCCCTGGATACCGCCAGGTCTTGCAGCCCGTCGAGCTGGAATTTGTGGCACTGAAGGACGCAGACTCGCTAGATTGGCTCACTGAGAATGTTGATCGCCTTACAGCCCTTTTGCAAATAGAGTCGCACGGTCGAGGGCTGGTCATTCTCAACTCAGTGGCTCAAGCCGGACGGGCAGCACGCTTGTTGCAACGCTTACTACCGGGAGTCCTGGTGCGAGAAATTAGCGGACGTATTGACCGACGGGAGCGATCGCAAACCCAGTTAGCCTTAAAGAATGCCACTCAACCTGTTCTAGTCATTGGCACTTCCGCCGTCGATGTTGGAGTTGATTTCAAGATTCACCTGCTGATTTTTGAAAGCAGCGATTCTGCCACGGTCATTCAGCGTTTAGGCAGACTGGGGCGACATCCAGGTTTTTCAGCCTACAAAGCGTTTGTGCTGTTGTCCGGTCGCACCCCATGGGTAATAGCTCGGTTGCAGGAACACCTAGAGCCAGAACAGTCCGTCGAACGGAGTCAGTTGCAGGAGGCGATCGCAGAAGCTTTTGACGCGCCTAAAGAGTTTCAGGAGTATCGCAACCGCTGGGGGGCAATCCAGGCACAGGGAATGCTCTGGAAGATGGGCGAAGGCAATGCCAAGGTCATGCAACCTGTGCGCGATCGTATGGTTGCTGACTTGCAAAAAGTCTACGGTTCTAAACTCAAACCCTGGTTAAACGACTGGAAGGATTTAGCCAAAAGCGACATTGGTAAAGCGACACAGCAAGAGTTGCTCCGGTTTCGGGGTGGGTCAACGCTGCAAGCAGCGGTATGGGATGGCAGCCATTTTTACACCTATGACCTGCTCAGGCTGCTGCCCTACGCCCTGGTCGAAACGACGACCAGAGAAGCATTTTTAGATGCTGCAACCAGCGCGGGACTGGGAGCAGAAGCCTTTCCCCAGGATCACACCCAGATTTACTTACGGGTGCAGGAATGGGTGGACGATCGCTTCGATGTCAGCCTGCACTGTAACTGGAACAGTAGCGACTTGAAGTGCTGCGAACTGACGTTACTCAGCAGACTCAGCCTGGTTGGACATCCCCAGTCCGAGGTCGGCAAGTGCCTTTATCAGAAGAAACTGCTAGCTTTTCTGGTGCCGCTCGGTATCCGTCAGTTGCACTGGGAAGTCAGCCGTCATTTGAAGCTGAGTCCCGTCTTTGGCTTGCACTACCTCACCGATGGTTCTAACAAGCAGGGTTACGCCTGTGCTTTTAATCAGGATGCGTTACTCCTTGCTGCTTTGCATGGGCGATTGACTAAATTCTGTCGCCTCCAGCCCCAATCACTCATTTTTTAG
- a CDS encoding glutathione S-transferase family protein codes for MKFYEFGPTRSLRVRWVLQELGVEFESIPINLRAGEHRQPNFLAVNPAGKLPALVDGEESLTESVAICLYLAEKYPEYDLIPTDLLLRAQFYRWLFFTVTELEQPLWRISLHTSLYPQELRIPAEIPLARQEFTRMAAVIESHLSGREFVVGEAVTIADFVLAYTLDWANEIQLLEAFPNLVGYMERMYQRPKAPQRIAAALASIGLSKDPYRVTRGKLGQVNSPPILPRGAGS; via the coding sequence ATGAAATTCTATGAATTCGGTCCCACTCGCTCCCTTCGTGTTCGTTGGGTGCTGCAAGAACTGGGGGTGGAATTTGAATCGATTCCAATCAACCTGCGGGCGGGGGAGCATCGCCAACCTAACTTTCTGGCAGTCAATCCGGCGGGTAAACTTCCGGCACTGGTGGATGGGGAAGAGTCTCTAACAGAGTCGGTGGCGATCTGCTTATACCTGGCAGAGAAGTACCCGGAGTACGACCTGATACCGACCGACTTGCTGCTCCGGGCGCAGTTCTATCGCTGGTTGTTTTTTACGGTCACTGAACTCGAACAACCCCTGTGGCGGATCTCCCTCCACACCTCTTTGTATCCTCAGGAATTGAGAATCCCGGCTGAGATTCCCCTGGCTCGCCAGGAGTTTACGCGGATGGCTGCGGTTATAGAGAGCCACCTGTCAGGGCGCGAGTTTGTAGTGGGTGAGGCGGTGACGATCGCTGATTTTGTGCTGGCCTACACGCTGGATTGGGCGAACGAGATTCAGCTCCTTGAAGCGTTTCCGAACCTGGTGGGATATATGGAGAGGATGTATCAGCGCCCCAAAGCACCGCAGCGAATTGCGGCAGCGTTAGCCAGTATAGGGCTGTCCAAAGATCCATACCGAGTAACGAGGGGGAAACTAGGTCAGGTCAACAGCCCACCAATCCTGCCAAGAGGGGCTGGCAGTTAG
- a CDS encoding helix-turn-helix transcriptional regulator, translated as MKKTVSKKDNNSNQFGFALEIVKLLAEKPRRREDLATLLSAFLEKNEKSAEDILQKLTRTIAKLRACGFEIRSAPNCPYELVESSFPVILSTEQRQALALAAYFLSDMGFSAQASQIIRIGKLTEGDLPKDVKVNFSPPVDYSEDKLEETVRKLQERFRQQCRYTIRYRSSQGNEQNWDCDRSELRLHNGVLYLVAFIPDFSPRYIEKRPNVEQNLAFRVDRILSVRAASTTSWSLFSFPTLEIYYRMSGALGTYQPRRANERELLRDTQANFVEVATHEDYLFWFRQRILQYGANVRILQPEWFAQQIAQELEQASTSYRAEKPCTEDIH; from the coding sequence TTGAAAAAGACAGTATCAAAAAAAGACAATAACTCTAATCAGTTTGGATTTGCGCTGGAAATCGTCAAGCTGTTAGCGGAAAAGCCGCGCCGACGAGAAGATCTAGCCACCCTTTTATCAGCTTTTCTAGAGAAAAACGAGAAATCCGCAGAAGATATTCTGCAAAAGCTGACTCGGACGATCGCCAAGCTTAGGGCGTGTGGATTTGAAATTCGCAGCGCGCCGAATTGTCCCTATGAACTGGTGGAGTCGTCCTTTCCAGTCATTCTGTCTACAGAGCAGCGGCAGGCGCTGGCACTGGCAGCCTACTTTCTGTCGGATATGGGGTTTTCGGCGCAGGCGAGTCAGATTATTCGCATTGGCAAGCTGACAGAGGGAGACCTGCCCAAGGATGTCAAAGTCAACTTCAGTCCGCCTGTAGACTACAGCGAAGATAAGCTGGAAGAGACGGTGCGTAAGCTGCAAGAGCGGTTTCGGCAGCAGTGCCGTTACACGATCCGTTATCGCAGCAGCCAGGGTAATGAGCAAAACTGGGACTGCGATCGCTCTGAGCTCCGGCTCCATAATGGGGTGCTCTACCTGGTCGCTTTCATTCCCGATTTTTCACCCCGCTACATTGAGAAACGCCCAAATGTGGAGCAGAATCTTGCTTTTAGGGTTGATCGTATTCTCAGCGTCCGTGCCGCATCCACAACTTCCTGGAGCCTTTTCAGCTTTCCCACTCTGGAAATTTACTACCGCATGAGTGGGGCCTTAGGAACGTATCAGCCGCGCCGCGCCAATGAACGTGAATTACTACGGGATACGCAAGCCAATTTTGTGGAGGTTGCCACACACGAGGACTATTTGTTCTGGTTCCGGCAGCGAATTTTGCAGTACGGCGCGAATGTTCGGATTTTGCAGCCAGAGTGGTTTGCACAGCAAATTGCTCAGGAATTAGAACAGGCAAGTACATCATATCGGGCAGAAAAACCATGCACTGAAGACATCCATTAA
- a CDS encoding DUF3732 domain-containing protein: protein MPSHNSALLLSPAEVLILSLTSIDFLKLNLGKAFQLILHFFARISAQSLLRLNDERVSLREQLHRHQDDLESMRSLLSDESGYVRETREQVSRLSSLRLFTNSGEPHCPLCAQPTINLPSPMILELEMVQASEQLESVARQTPGLESRIIEQQQRINETKRRLQENRTALDAVRRADERLIQLQENASRRSFVLGRVSLFLETLPQVADNSALRAEISELQSAIEQLEAELSDENIQEHLDSILSFISRDLTLWADRLELEHQGNPFRLDVRYLQIVADTSNGPIRMNNMGSGANWVGCHLIAHLALHLWFTRKSRPVPRFLFLDQPSQVYYPPEQNIESSLVNLEDEDRAAVIRMFELVRDVVNELAPDFQVIITEHADLSENWYQDAVQERWRNGNALIPAAWIAHET from the coding sequence GTGCCGTCTCATAATTCTGCACTTCTGCTCTCCCCGGCAGAAGTCCTCATCCTGAGCCTCACTTCGATAGATTTTCTAAAACTCAATCTGGGTAAGGCTTTTCAGCTCATCTTGCACTTTTTTGCCCGTATCTCGGCTCAATCCCTCTTAAGGCTCAATGATGAGCGTGTATCCTTGCGAGAGCAACTTCATCGTCATCAAGATGATCTTGAGTCAATGAGGTCATTACTTTCTGATGAAAGTGGCTATGTTCGGGAGACACGTGAGCAAGTCTCTCGTCTATCTAGTTTGCGCCTTTTCACAAACTCAGGAGAACCGCATTGCCCATTGTGTGCTCAGCCTACAATTAACCTCCCCTCGCCCATGATTCTGGAACTGGAGATGGTGCAGGCGTCGGAACAGCTTGAAAGCGTGGCTAGACAAACCCCAGGATTAGAGTCACGCATAATTGAGCAACAACAAAGAATAAATGAAACGAAACGACGTTTGCAGGAGAACCGCACGGCACTTGATGCTGTGCGGCGTGCAGACGAACGTCTCATTCAGCTGCAAGAAAATGCTTCTCGTCGGTCGTTTGTTCTTGGGCGTGTTAGTCTATTTCTTGAAACCCTGCCACAAGTTGCTGATAATTCTGCTTTGCGAGCTGAAATTTCGGAACTCCAAAGTGCAATTGAGCAACTGGAGGCAGAACTCAGTGACGAAAATATTCAGGAGCATTTAGACTCCATCCTCTCTTTTATCTCTAGAGACTTGACCCTATGGGCGGACCGACTTGAACTTGAACACCAAGGAAATCCATTTCGCTTAGATGTTCGATATTTGCAAATAGTGGCAGACACGAGTAATGGGCCGATCCGCATGAATAATATGGGGAGTGGTGCCAACTGGGTCGGCTGCCACCTGATAGCTCATCTAGCTTTGCACTTATGGTTCACGCGGAAGTCGAGACCAGTTCCACGTTTTCTGTTTCTGGACCAACCATCGCAGGTGTATTATCCACCGGAGCAAAATATTGAAAGTTCCCTGGTAAATCTTGAGGATGAAGACAGAGCGGCAGTTATTCGTATGTTTGAATTGGTCCGTGATGTCGTAAATGAGCTCGCCCCTGACTTTCAAGTCATCATCACTGAGCATGCGGACCTTTCAGAAAATTGGTATCAAGATGCTGTACAAGAGCGTTGGCGGAATGGGAATGCACTGATTCCTGCTGCATGGATAGCCCACGAAACTTAA